ctctttggtcttggccatagtggagtttggagtgtgactgtttgaggttgtggacaggtgtcttttatactgataacaagttcaaacaggtgccattgtaacggatgtgaaatggctagctagttagcgggtacgcgctactagcatttcaatcagttaagtcacttgctctgagacttaagtagggtttccccttgctctgcaagggccgcggcttttgtggagcgatgggtaacgacgcttcgtgggtgtcagttgttgttgtgtgcagagggtccctggttcgcgcccatgttggggcgaggggacggtttaaagttgtactgttacattgatgctgttgacccggatcactggttgctgcggaaaaggaggaggttgaaaggggggtgagtgtaacggatgtgaaatggctagctagttagcgggtacgcgctactagcatttcaatcagttacgtcacttgctctgagacttaagtagggtttccccttgctctgcaagggctgcggcttttgtggagcgatgggtaacgacgcttcgtgggtgtcagttgttgatgtgtgcagaaggtccctggttcgcgcctgtgtcggggcgaggggacggtttaaagttatactgttacaccattaatacaggtaacgagtggaggacagaggagcctcttaaagaagaagttacaggtctgtgagagccagaaatcttgcttgtttgtaggtgaccaaatacttattttccaccataatttgcaaataaattcattaaaaatcctacaatgtgattttctggaaaaaaaattctcattttgtctgtcatagttgaagtgtacctatgatgaaaattacaggcctctctcatctttttaattgggagaacttgcacaattggtggctgactaaatactttttgccccactgtatatatatatatatatgttgcaACTGGCTGAAGTGAAGAAGGCTTTTCGGGGCGAATCCTAACACATTTTCACTCTCTGCCATTGATATTAATGCAGGACTAGAGCTGGGATTTATATAAAAGGCGAGATGGAGCACTGTGCAGTGCACAATGCGCCTTTGGACGAATCCCGGCCTTAGTAAAAATGTGACttaagtggaagttaggattcacATTTATCAGTTGATAACTGAACTACTTCCATTAACGACAGAACACGATCCAGAGACACAGGAAGACTGTGTAAAGTGTAAATAAAATGAACATTTACTGTGATCAATTTGTATGATGATCAAAAGGCATTATAGATGCACCTGATTACATGCTAGTTACGTGCGTATTATGCATCAACTAAATGTATATAACAGAAGCTTATTTGACCATACTGCCTTTGAACATTATACAGCAGCATTTGTCACCAGCCAGACACTCCAGCAAGTCATATGTAAGCATCTCTCAGGCCCTTTGTCTCATAAATGTAAAAGGCACTATGCGTAATGTACTACACTGGTGATTCTTTGGAGTTAGGAACCTAAACTTAGCCTTTGACCTGGAATCAGCCCTTCCCAGACCCATGCAGTCCCTCTTTTCCATGGATCTATCCCAGCCTTAGCCCCACTCCCTGCACCAGACCCACAGtccctctcccaccctctcaCCCCAGTCCTAGCCCCTCTCTCCTACCTTCTCTCtcaccccagcccctctctcctaccTTCTCTCTACCCACAACTTCTCTCTCCCCAGTCCTAGCCCCTCTCTCCTACCTTCTCTCTACCCCCAACTTCTCtcaccccagcccctctcctaccttctctctcaccccagcccctctcctaCCTTCTCTCTACCCCCAACTTCTCACCCCAGCCCCTCTCTTCTACCTTCTCtcaccccagcccctctcctaccttctctctcccaccttctctcaccccagcccctctcctaCCTTCTCTCTACCCCCAACTTCTCtcaccccagcccctctctcctaccTTCTCTCTATCCAGCCCCTCTCTCACCCCAGTCCTAGTTTAAGCCATGCCACTGGTCCTCATATCCTGCATTTAACATTTAGGTTCTCCAACTCCTACACGTCTTCACAGGCTCAGTCCACAAGCCTGTCATCAAGCCTGATCCAGAAACATGGCTCTGTTGGCCAGAAACAGTTTTAAACAGGCCAGAAACACTACTTTAAACAGAGCTGAATTTTGTACCAATGTACTAGACATCTTTTAAACTACAACGATGACTTTTGACATAATACAGAGGCTTAATCTGGACTATAAATCTCATAACGCTGGATACAGTCATCGCTCTCTGGCAGGACCCCTATGGACTGAGATGCTCCCTGGAACGGTGCATGTGGTTACGTGTGCATGTTTTTTGTTCTCTGCTTTCACAAAATAAAGTTCCCGTCCATTGATGATCCATATACTAATATGGATAGCTAGCTGCTGACAATGCTAGATAACCTTTTATTCTATGGGGTGTTTTCTCCAAAAATGTAAGTTCATATAAGAAAAAGGATACATATAATCAAGTCCATCTTTGATAAATAGTATTTATCACATTATTGTTATACACAAAGCAAGCACAGTAGTCCCACATGTTGACTGCAGTTACAAcaaaatgtaaaaacattttaattttGGCAGTATTTCCTGTTTGCTATGGAAACAACCATTATCCTTTTTGCCCTAGAGGAGAAGCAAGCTTATTGGTCAGTGTCGAGGTACCCATGCTGCTCTCCTCTGAGAATAGACCCTTCCATTGCAGCCTAGCTGGAGCGAGCCATCTCCTCCTCTTTAAGTCGACATGTGTTCTGGTTTCAACACCATTTCAGATCTTTTCCAGTGGATGGGTGAACTGCACCTCAGAGCATCCTTGTAGACAGGCCAGTAgtactgggctcccgagtggcgcagcggtctaaggcactacatctcagtgcaagagccgtcactacagtctctggttcgaatccagaaTGCATCAGATATgtttgtgattgggagtcccataggacggcgcacaattcgggtttggccggtgtaggccgtcattgtaactgacttgcctagttaaataaaggttcaataaaaatacTGTGTGTAGTACTTGTGTAAGCCTGACAGTGGATTCCTCTGATGCAAGTCAGCTGTTCCCTTGAAAATCTTGACGAACACCACTGGGTCATTGGCCTTGTTGCTGAACACTGCATGCGGATGGGTCACACGCTGCAGAGACTCACCGTCCACTGAAACCAGCTCATACCTCGcctggagacacacacaaagacaggttAGAGGTACAGACGCCAACACATGCTTACTGTGCAGTGACCTGGGCTCCCACTCAGCATCTACTGCTCTCCTTCATCCCAGTACATTCATTACCATATTCTCTCGCTCGCTCACACATACAGGCTCAAGGTTAACCCTCATCAGAAGGTTAtgttgaaaacacacacacacacacacacacacacacacacacacacacacacacacacacacacacagagacacagaaagagacacacacacacacctggtggcTAGCTAAAAGATAGGGTGTTTTCAGACAGGAACAGGGGGACAGGAAAGCCTGCTGTAGTTGTCTACTTGGTCTCTGTGTGGGAGACAGCCAGCAGACACACCAGATAAGGACCGGCTATTAGACTACGCTAGCGAGGTGTGAGGCTGAGTTAAGAAAcaggagatagggagggagggggggggggggtgtcagagTAGAGCAAACCAACCatgtctctgtttccctctctctcccaaccatttctctccctccttgTCCTTCCCCTCCTTCTCAAAGGTCTCTGTCGCatgcgtatgtatgtgtgtgtgaaagggGGATTCTAAGGGGAAGTTCTTAGAAACTGAAAGGCTTAGCCGACACCAGATCCCCAGAGTGTATGACACTAATCGGACCTGGGAAGTGCTGTCACCAGGTTCAcggcagcaacacacacacacacacacacacacacgatattgctgcactgttggagctagaaacataagcattttgctgcacctgcgataacatctgcaaaactctactgtacgtgaccaataaatgAAGCTGTGACCTAGTATCTCTCAGGTTAGAGAGCTGTGACCTAGTATCTCTCAGGTTACAGAGCTGTGACCTAGTATCTCTCAGGTTAGAGAGCTGTGACCTAGTATCTCTCAGGTTACAGAGCTGTGACCTAGTATCTCTAGGccagaacttgactggcctgcacagggccctgacctcaaccccatgaacacctttgggatgaattggaacgccgactgcgagcatTAGTGCCCAAACTCAcgaatgctcgtggctgaatggaagcaagttatTGAACAATCCCGAgcggcacagcggtctaaggcactacatatAAGTGCCTGAGGCGTcacaacagaccctggttcgattccaggctgtatcacaaccggccgtgattgggagccccatagggcggcgcacaattggcccagcgtcgtctgggttagggtttggccagggtaggccgtcattgtaaatatgacttgcctagttaaataaaaggtaaaaaatatttaaataaagTACCCGCAGCAGTGTTCCAACACCAAGTGGAAattcttcccagaagagtagaggctgctATAGCAGCAATAGGGGGAACCAACGCCatatgcccatgattttggaatgagatgtttgacgagctggtgtccacatacttttggtcatgtagagtATACGCAAACTGTTCTGGATGGGAAGCATGCGGGTGTCTTAAAATAGTTTCCTCTCTCCACCACTTCGCTCTCATTCTACCACTCATAAGACTGTCAGTCAGACAAAAGCCTGACACAccaacacaggcacacacactagCAAAGCCTTTTCATTCAGGTATTGTAGACTCAGAGTTCTGAGCCCAGGCCAAACTTGACTGTTGTTTACAAACGTCACAGACCAATACATATCGCTAAACACATCACCTTGTATTATATGGCTCAGCTTGGATTAAAGCATGAGCTGCCGGAATATTACAGTGATCTCCTAAATAAGCTTACCATCAGAGCGTCACTGGTAGAGGCAGCTCCTCCTGGAAACATCATCTCATTCTCCATCCCACCTGAGATACTGATACCTGTAGAGACACGGAATATCTCCACAGAGTGCCAGTGTAGGTGTAGGCTTTTGCCAATCAACTAAAAATCATAGTCTTTAGTACAAGACTAAGTTGAATCAGTTGTGTTACTGCTTTGGCAAGATTGAAATCCTGCATCTACAGGGGAAGATGACCAACTGTTGCTGTAGACTAAAGAGACACAGTAAATAGCCTTACTAAGGGTATTTTTCAGACTGGGCCATTAATAACAATAAGCAGGTGATGCACTGACCTCTACTGGTGGGGCCGGGTACTAGGCTACTGATTAGTGGGCGGCTGACTGATGGGCATACTCACCCAGAGACTGTTTCGTCTTAAAGATGGTCAACGTGGCGATCTCATGTCCTGAACTAGTACAGGTGGTATGTTTCCATGGTGGCCATTCTGCAACTGTCCTGGCGAATATCTGTTCACTTGTTTCCCCTTCCCTGTCTGTCCcagtcccccctctccctccctgtcgaGAGGGTTCAGTCCTGCGGAGGGGGCTCGGGGGGAGGGGTTGAGTGTTCCTACCTCCCCTCTCAGCACTGCACTCCCATTGGTTCATTTTGCCCCTCCCGCTGTGTCCATTCCTCACAGGCGACCACCCCCGCTCTGGAGTGGTATCTTCCGACAGCAATGAGGTCTAATCATAGAGCCGGGGCGTACCATTCTCACTACGTGGGGAGTAGATCGGTTGGCGTTGGCGTAGGGTGGTGTGTGGGGACTTGGCGAGGAGCCATTTGAGCGGTGAGGGGGATCATGAGCGGAAGGTGTGGTGTTTGTTGCAGGAGACCTAAGAGAGGCCAGACAGACGGTCTATCTTAAAGTCCTGGGCTGGCTGAAGCTGGAAACCACCATGGTAGTCTGGAGAGAAGATATACATGACATCATACATATTAGCAGACACACGCAAAGACAGACACAGACTCAGTCCTTTAACCCCAGTAGACCAACAGTATTGTACTATAGTTTTACACCCTCCCAGCCCTGGTCAACCCTCTGTGTTTGACAGTGACATTGCGTGGGAGTTCTCTTGTGTCAGTCAACACAAAATGGAGTCCATTCACCCCAGGAACCATCAGCAAGTCTCTATCGGAAGCCATCACACCCACCTACTCAGTAACATGAGTAatagtaggcaattaaggtcacagttataaaaactTAGAACACTGAAGACAccattctactgactctgaaaaacaccaagaagaactacctgtacacagccaatctgtaaatagcacacccgactacctcatctccatgttattacttaccctcttgcaccccagtatctctact
This portion of the Salvelinus namaycush isolate Seneca chromosome 22, SaNama_1.0, whole genome shotgun sequence genome encodes:
- the LOC120017727 gene encoding PDZ domain-containing protein 7-like, producing MNQWECSAERGGRNTQPLPPSPLRRTEPSRQGGRGGTGTDREGETSEQIFARTVAEWPPWKHTTCTSSGHEIATLTIFKTKQSLGISISGGMENEMMFPGGAASTSDALMARYELVSVDGESLQRVTHPHAVFSNKANDPVVFVKIFKGTADLHQRNPLSGLHKYYTQYFY